In the Thermodesulfovibrio yellowstonii DSM 11347 genome, one interval contains:
- a CDS encoding Rne/Rng family ribonuclease — protein sequence MSNELLINVTRQECRVALLEGGQVVEFYIERKGDSSYVGNIYKGKVVKVLKGMQACFVDIGLDKAAFLYVDDIKGGIKELYPFLEGDEETEIIPKFEELSKSRKPEEIKLDFKDISIEELVQEGQEILVQVAKDPMGTKGARVTSRITLPGRYVVLMPGMEHIGVSRKIEDEEKRKELKELAAKIKPPGFGLIMRTVSEDATEEEIQKDIDFLFLLWDNIQKKKDKTHAPSLIHSEFDLVLRSLRDFMSQNVDRMIIDSYIEWQRLKEFAQVYFPRIADKIELYEGEEPIFDAFGIEVDLDRALERKVWLKSGGYIVIDQTEAMTVIDVNTGKFVGKENLEDTILRTNLEAVKEIAYQIRLRNLGGIILIDFIDMEKEENKQKIINAMTEVMKKDRAKTTIYNITELGIVQMTRKRTRESLEHILCDSCPYCEGKGRVKSIRSVAYEILRKLKFMTVPQGAELTVVANPSVADLLTDEERDSIEEIENIKKIRITIKKDSMLHQENYSLHKNIS from the coding sequence TTGAGCAATGAACTTTTAATTAATGTAACAAGACAGGAGTGCCGTGTTGCCCTACTTGAGGGAGGACAGGTTGTTGAATTTTATATTGAAAGAAAAGGAGATTCAAGCTATGTAGGAAATATCTATAAAGGAAAAGTCGTTAAGGTTTTAAAAGGTATGCAGGCTTGTTTTGTTGACATAGGACTGGATAAAGCTGCTTTTCTTTATGTAGATGATATAAAGGGTGGAATTAAAGAACTTTATCCATTTCTGGAAGGAGACGAAGAAACAGAGATTATCCCAAAATTTGAGGAACTTTCAAAAAGTCGCAAACCTGAAGAAATTAAACTTGACTTTAAAGATATTTCTATAGAAGAGCTTGTTCAGGAAGGGCAGGAAATACTTGTTCAGGTTGCAAAAGATCCAATGGGAACAAAAGGAGCAAGGGTTACATCAAGAATAACTCTACCTGGAAGATATGTTGTTCTTATGCCAGGCATGGAACATATTGGTGTGTCAAGAAAAATAGAAGATGAAGAAAAGAGAAAAGAATTAAAAGAACTTGCAGCAAAAATTAAGCCACCAGGATTTGGTTTAATTATGAGAACAGTGAGTGAGGATGCTACAGAGGAGGAAATTCAGAAAGATATTGATTTCCTTTTTCTTTTATGGGACAATATTCAAAAAAAGAAAGATAAAACCCACGCACCTTCTCTTATTCATAGTGAGTTTGACCTTGTTTTAAGAAGCCTGAGAGATTTTATGAGTCAAAATGTAGACAGGATGATAATTGACAGTTACATTGAATGGCAAAGACTCAAAGAATTTGCACAGGTTTATTTTCCCAGAATTGCTGATAAAATAGAACTCTATGAAGGTGAAGAGCCAATTTTTGATGCTTTCGGTATAGAAGTTGACCTTGATAGAGCTCTGGAGCGTAAAGTATGGTTAAAATCTGGAGGATATATTGTAATTGACCAAACAGAAGCAATGACTGTTATAGATGTAAATACAGGCAAATTTGTTGGCAAAGAAAATCTTGAAGATACTATCTTGAGAACAAACCTTGAAGCAGTTAAAGAAATAGCCTATCAAATCAGACTCAGAAATCTTGGAGGAATTATATTAATTGATTTTATAGATATGGAAAAAGAAGAAAACAAACAAAAAATTATAAATGCCATGACCGAGGTAATGAAAAAAGACCGAGCAAAAACAACAATTTATAATATCACAGAACTCGGAATAGTTCAGATGACAAGAAAAAGAACCCGAGAAAGTCTTGAACACATTTTATGTGATAGCTGTCCATACTGTGAAGGTAAAGGAAGAGTAAAAAGCATAAGAAGTGTAGCCTATGAAATTTTGAGAAAACTTAAATTTATGACAGTTCCTCAGGGAGCAGAATTGACTGTAGTTGCAAATCCTTCTGTAGCTGACCTTTTAACAGATGAAGAAAGAGACTCAATAGAAGAGATTGAAAATATAAAAAAAATAAGAATCACAATAAAAAAAGATTCTATGCTACATCAAGAAAACTACTCTCTTCACAAAAACATTTCATAG
- a CDS encoding (Fe-S)-binding protein yields the protein MDFFTECNKCGKCKQLCPSYQIFLNESFSPRGRIMLIKTLEKQKEIISGEPLKQRIFSCLLCGTCESLCPLDVNVSTLIYKTRAKMKKNLSLYLFKYFSFYPGVFFSILQNLSRSKLFLNYEKFSFLNKFSTLNIKPKQTGGLQVYSKLKPIGRIAIFSGCSTNYLLPSITNSLIYILNWLNYEVIVPKQHCCGAPLLSAGFKKETAKLAQKNIEIYKSFNIDGVIAPCPTCSHFIEDVYKEIIGEGISLLKLSDLFDKSQRNLNEFIKNSLEHKIFFHVSCHSSNYTKDADKIMELLQKFGISDIQKKTGCCGFGGLFSFLFEKQSMDILQKKVLEYEKADMIVSSCPNCIIQFKIAMRDKKILHYTEVIHKILLEGEKNGRKFFKF from the coding sequence ATGGATTTCTTTACAGAATGCAATAAATGTGGAAAATGTAAACAACTTTGTCCAAGTTATCAGATTTTTCTTAATGAATCATTTTCTCCAAGAGGAAGAATAATGCTCATTAAAACTCTTGAAAAACAAAAGGAAATTATATCTGGAGAACCTTTAAAACAAAGGATTTTTAGTTGCCTTCTCTGCGGAACATGCGAAAGCTTATGCCCTCTGGATGTAAATGTAAGCACTCTTATATATAAAACAAGAGCGAAAATGAAGAAAAACCTATCACTGTATTTATTCAAATATTTTTCATTTTATCCAGGAGTATTCTTTTCAATCTTACAGAATCTCAGTCGTTCAAAGCTTTTTTTAAATTATGAAAAATTTTCATTTTTAAATAAATTTTCAACTTTAAATATTAAACCAAAACAGACTGGAGGTTTACAGGTTTATAGCAAATTAAAACCCATAGGAAGAATAGCAATTTTCTCCGGGTGTTCAACAAACTATTTGTTGCCATCAATAACTAATTCTTTAATTTATATTCTAAATTGGTTAAACTACGAAGTTATTGTTCCAAAACAGCACTGTTGCGGAGCTCCTCTTCTTTCAGCAGGATTTAAAAAAGAAACAGCAAAGCTCGCCCAAAAAAACATTGAAATCTATAAATCCTTCAATATTGATGGAGTAATCGCTCCATGTCCTACCTGCTCTCATTTTATTGAAGATGTTTACAAGGAAATTATAGGAGAAGGAATTTCTCTTTTAAAACTTTCAGATTTATTTGATAAATCACAAAGAAACTTGAATGAGTTTATTAAAAATTCTCTTGAACATAAAATATTTTTTCATGTTTCATGCCACTCATCTAACTATACTAAAGATGCAGATAAAATAATGGAATTATTACAGAAGTTTGGCATCTCGGATATTCAGAAAAAAACTGGATGTTGCGGATTTGGAGGACTTTTTTCTTTTTTATTTGAAAAACAATCTATGGATATTCTACAAAAAAAAGTTTTAGAATATGAAAAAGCGGACATGATAGTTAGTTCCTGTCCAAATTGCATAATTCAGTTTAAAATTGCAATGAGAGATAAAAAAATACTCCATTATACTGAAGTAATCCATAAAATTTTATTGGAAGGAGAAAAAAATGGAAGAAAATTCTTCAAATTTTGA
- a CDS encoding YkgJ family cysteine cluster protein, with translation MEENSSNFEIVLPDGTVYKPNKTETKDTHTIQGYTPDGKPKKMKFSTKTACERCGECCRRDTPVILKDDIGLLTKGIISEKEIYTIREGEKMRSSIDGDTYYSSMELIKIRPIFGSFTCLFYDPQEGCTIYEHRPTVCRQYECWSQNITITGLERRRLTRTDLFDGIELIKEAIKKHEENCSLIKFNDLIDELKKGKEENVDKIAEMILYDSSLRDWMKEKLSLSEEVLPLLFGRTLFEITPFYGLIIEKEGENFIIKVMQEEEE, from the coding sequence ATGGAAGAAAATTCTTCAAATTTTGAAATAGTTTTACCTGATGGAACAGTTTATAAACCAAATAAAACAGAAACAAAAGATACTCATACCATTCAGGGTTATACACCTGATGGAAAACCTAAAAAAATGAAATTTTCAACAAAAACAGCATGCGAACGATGTGGAGAATGTTGCAGAAGAGACACCCCAGTAATTCTTAAAGATGATATTGGACTTCTTACAAAAGGAATTATTTCTGAAAAGGAGATCTACACAATAAGAGAAGGAGAAAAAATGCGTTCTTCTATAGACGGAGATACTTATTACTCTTCTATGGAACTAATTAAGATAAGACCAATTTTTGGAAGCTTTACATGCCTTTTTTATGACCCACAAGAAGGATGCACAATCTATGAGCATAGACCTACTGTATGTAGACAATATGAATGCTGGTCTCAGAATATTACGATTACTGGACTTGAAAGAAGAAGACTTACAAGGACTGATTTGTTTGACGGGATTGAGCTTATAAAGGAAGCAATAAAAAAACATGAAGAAAACTGCTCCCTCATCAAATTTAATGATTTAATTGATGAATTAAAAAAAGGAAAAGAAGAAAACGTTGATAAAATTGCAGAAATGATTTTATATGATTCATCTTTAAGAGATTGGATGAAAGAAAAATTATCCCTGTCAGAGGAAGTTTTACCCTTGCTTTTTGGAAGGACACTATTTGAGATAACTCCATTTTATGGATTAATAATTGAAAAAGAAGGCGAAAATTTTATAATCAAAGTGATGCAGGAGGAAGAGGAATGA
- a CDS encoding radical SAM/SPASM domain-containing protein, translated as MIEYVQFFPTLRCNKSCAFCFSQGLFYHDFPEERIGRFIAILRENKINSLDILGGEPFLYKSLNKLVKKAIEKDIEVTISTNGTFINELKNFLKTFDKGSVKVGVSINESPAEDLLQIIKDCKLWIKSVISKESLPDVNLLEFAKTSGIKYYFIYMDALKERDLKNSMPFYEFMNKIKEYENLFPQIKPVFCKGFIGGNSNYRCPAGTEKITIMSDGSVYPCYLLARFEEYKIGNIFKDSLSEILSSPKLEIFKTYDGNICHNKICNYYEECRSGCIAHSIIHYGTHRKPDPRCNLKKEEKR; from the coding sequence ATGATTGAATATGTCCAATTTTTCCCGACATTGAGATGTAATAAAAGTTGTGCATTCTGTTTTAGCCAGGGACTTTTCTATCATGATTTTCCTGAAGAAAGAATTGGAAGATTTATAGCTATTTTAAGGGAAAATAAAATAAATAGCCTTGATATTTTAGGTGGTGAACCCTTTCTATATAAATCTCTGAATAAGTTAGTAAAAAAGGCTATAGAAAAAGATATAGAGGTTACAATAAGCACAAACGGAACATTTATAAATGAGCTAAAAAATTTTCTCAAAACTTTTGACAAAGGAAGTGTCAAAGTAGGTGTATCAATCAATGAATCACCAGCGGAGGATTTACTGCAAATCATAAAAGATTGTAAACTTTGGATAAAGAGCGTAATAAGCAAAGAAAGCTTGCCTGATGTGAACCTTTTAGAATTTGCAAAAACATCTGGAATTAAATATTATTTTATCTACATGGATGCTCTGAAAGAAAGGGACTTAAAGAATTCCATGCCATTCTATGAATTCATGAATAAGATAAAGGAATATGAGAATTTATTTCCTCAAATTAAACCTGTATTTTGTAAAGGTTTTATTGGAGGTAACTCAAATTACCGATGTCCTGCAGGCACAGAGAAAATTACCATAATGTCTGATGGTTCTGTTTATCCCTGTTATCTTCTTGCAAGATTTGAAGAATATAAAATTGGAAACATCTTCAAAGATTCTCTTTCAGAGATTTTGTCATCACCCAAACTTGAAATTTTCAAAACTTACGATGGTAATATATGCCATAATAAAATATGTAATTATTATGAAGAATGCAGGAGTGGATGCATTGCCCATAGCATTATTCACTATGGAACACATAGAAAACCTGACCCAAGGTGTAATTTAAAAAAGGAGGAAAAAAGATGA
- a CDS encoding DegQ family serine endoprotease: MKKNKKVFLSAILFLLIGITIGLVIASKFDIQNKGFSEDYQISKDSQEILSKIGNAMAEVIQAVRPSVVNIYTTKKIKRPGIPFPFNDPFFRRFFDDEFGELFDRQREYTQTSLGSGVIVDSSGYILTNYHVIKGADEIKVKLYDKKVFDGTVIGYDAKTDIAVIKIKANGLRPIKWGDSDKLKVGETVIAIGNPYGLSLTVTSGIVSATGRANVGISDYEDFIQTDAAINPGNSGGPLVNVRGELVGINTAIFSTTGGYQGIGFAIPSNMAKVVMDSLIKNKKVIRGWLGVTVQDLDTEMAKALKLKEIKGAVVTDVQEGSPAEKAKIMMKDIIINFDGKEVEDAAHLRNLVVSTPPGKTVNIEIIRAGKYYTIPVTIGELPAEQKVSASESVLSGIYVENLTNNLRSQLKIPKKINGVVITSIDPGSPVEGLLTRGDVIIEINNEKINNTKDFARVAKKAKTEAIVWFYRQGRVSYITINIGQ; the protein is encoded by the coding sequence ATGAAAAAGAATAAAAAAGTTTTTTTATCAGCTATTCTCTTTCTCCTTATAGGTATTACTATTGGACTGGTGATTGCCTCAAAGTTTGATATTCAGAACAAAGGATTTTCAGAGGATTATCAAATTTCTAAAGACTCCCAGGAAATTTTATCAAAAATCGGTAATGCTATGGCAGAAGTTATTCAGGCTGTGAGACCATCTGTAGTGAATATTTACACTACAAAAAAAATTAAAAGACCCGGAATTCCTTTTCCTTTCAATGACCCTTTTTTCAGAAGATTTTTTGATGATGAATTCGGCGAACTATTTGACAGACAAAGAGAGTATACTCAAACATCACTTGGCTCAGGAGTAATTGTTGATTCTTCAGGTTATATTCTCACAAACTATCATGTGATAAAAGGTGCGGATGAAATCAAAGTAAAACTTTATGACAAAAAAGTTTTTGATGGAACAGTAATTGGTTATGATGCTAAAACTGATATAGCAGTAATAAAAATAAAAGCAAATGGATTACGTCCCATTAAATGGGGAGACTCTGATAAGCTAAAAGTTGGTGAAACAGTAATAGCAATTGGAAATCCCTATGGACTTAGTCTTACAGTAACAAGCGGAATTGTAAGTGCTACAGGCAGAGCAAATGTAGGAATATCCGACTATGAAGACTTTATTCAAACAGATGCAGCAATTAATCCTGGAAACTCTGGTGGACCCTTAGTTAATGTTAGGGGCGAGCTTGTTGGTATAAATACTGCAATATTCAGCACCACTGGAGGATATCAAGGAATTGGATTTGCCATACCAAGTAACATGGCAAAAGTGGTCATGGATAGCCTGATAAAAAACAAGAAAGTAATTCGCGGATGGCTTGGAGTAACAGTTCAGGACCTGGATACTGAAATGGCAAAAGCATTAAAACTTAAAGAAATAAAGGGTGCGGTTGTAACTGATGTTCAGGAAGGTAGCCCCGCAGAAAAAGCGAAAATTATGATGAAGGATATTATCATAAACTTTGATGGAAAAGAAGTTGAGGACGCTGCTCATCTTAGAAATCTTGTGGTAAGCACTCCTCCAGGAAAAACAGTAAATATTGAGATAATAAGAGCAGGCAAATATTATACAATACCTGTTACTATCGGTGAACTTCCAGCAGAACAAAAGGTTTCTGCGTCAGAATCAGTTCTGTCAGGTATTTATGTTGAGAATTTAACAAATAATCTAAGAAGTCAGTTAAAGATTCCTAAAAAAATTAATGGAGTTGTTATAACATCCATTGACCCAGGTTCACCTGTTGAGGGACTATTAACAAGAGGCGATGTAATTATAGAAATCAACAATGAAAAAATTAATAATACTAAAGATTTTGCAAGAGTAGCCAAAAAAGCTAAAACAGAGGCTATTGTCTGGTTTTATAGACAGGGAAGAGTATCATATATTACGATTAATATCGGACAATAA
- the fsa gene encoding fructose-6-phosphate aldolase encodes MKFFIDTANVDEIKKAWEVGVIDGVTTNPSLLAKEGKEPVSLLKEICQIVDGPVSAEAVSLKYEDMLKESIELSKIHSNIVIKIPMTEDGLKTVRKLSQEGIKTNVTLVFSPTQALLAAKAGATYVSPFVGRLDDISHFGMELVRDIQIIFENYGFDTEVIVASIRNPLHVLEAARIGADIATIPYSVIKQLIKHPLTDIGIERFLKDWEKLKK; translated from the coding sequence ATGAAATTTTTCATTGACACAGCCAATGTTGATGAGATTAAGAAAGCATGGGAAGTAGGAGTAATTGATGGCGTAACAACTAATCCTTCTTTGCTTGCAAAAGAAGGTAAAGAGCCAGTGAGCTTGCTTAAAGAAATCTGCCAGATAGTTGATGGTCCTGTAAGTGCTGAAGCAGTATCTCTCAAATATGAAGATATGTTAAAAGAGTCTATTGAGTTAAGCAAAATTCATTCAAACATTGTAATTAAAATTCCAATGACTGAAGATGGACTCAAAACAGTTAGAAAACTTTCTCAGGAAGGAATAAAAACAAATGTAACCCTTGTATTTTCACCAACTCAGGCATTGCTTGCAGCAAAAGCAGGTGCAACCTATGTAAGTCCCTTTGTTGGTAGACTTGATGACATAAGCCACTTTGGAATGGAACTCGTAAGGGATATTCAAATAATTTTTGAAAACTATGGATTTGATACAGAGGTGATTGTTGCAAGTATCCGCAATCCTTTGCATGTTCTTGAAGCAGCAAGAATCGGTGCAGACATTGCAACCATTCCTTATTCTGTAATAAAACAGCTTATTAAACATCCATTGACAGACATAGGCATTGAAAGATTTCTTAAAGACTGGGAAAAATTGAAAAAATAA
- a CDS encoding SufB/SufD family protein, with the protein MPVSKKYIKQIQDRAKKALNKTALYGEDIDLNQFQKHIERGKIESLELLPELAKEAALMAGVDVEEKERSGSYVQMDHSVVYKRLSKLYEGKVELMSTNEAVEVYDWLEDYFWRIVQPDTDKYTAQVALNPTHGYFIRILPGQKLDYPLQTCLMIAEGYISQNVHNIVIVEEGAELHIITGCTLSKADAVGIHLGISEFYVKKGGKLFFTMIHNWAENFYVRPRTSVMVEEDGVYVNNYALLKPVKSIQSFPTVYLKGDRASARFNTVIYGLKDSYIDLGSKIIFEGKDTKGESLARTIADHKSVIYSRGDLIAKTQNYCMGRLDCRGIIFSNDASIYAIPQLISHGADRADLSHEASIGPISEEQVEYLMSRGMTKDEATSLITSGFLNLDIPFLPEIIDKHIKEVVQITSKESL; encoded by the coding sequence ATGCCAGTAAGCAAAAAATATATAAAACAAATTCAGGATAGAGCAAAAAAAGCATTAAATAAAACAGCTCTATATGGTGAAGATATTGATTTAAATCAGTTTCAAAAACATATTGAAAGAGGTAAAATTGAAAGCCTTGAACTTTTACCAGAACTTGCCAAAGAAGCAGCTTTAATGGCTGGAGTTGATGTAGAGGAAAAGGAACGCTCTGGAAGTTACGTGCAGATGGATCACTCAGTGGTTTATAAGAGATTAAGTAAGCTTTATGAAGGGAAAGTGGAACTTATGAGCACCAATGAAGCGGTAGAGGTCTATGATTGGCTTGAGGATTACTTCTGGAGGATTGTTCAGCCTGACACTGACAAATACACTGCTCAGGTAGCTCTAAATCCTACACATGGTTATTTTATAAGAATACTACCAGGGCAGAAGCTTGATTATCCTCTTCAGACTTGTTTAATGATTGCTGAAGGATATATAAGTCAGAATGTTCATAATATTGTAATAGTTGAAGAAGGAGCAGAGTTACACATAATCACAGGGTGTACGCTTTCAAAGGCAGATGCAGTAGGAATACATCTGGGCATATCAGAGTTTTATGTTAAAAAAGGTGGAAAGCTTTTCTTTACTATGATTCACAACTGGGCAGAAAACTTTTATGTCCGTCCAAGAACCTCAGTTATGGTTGAAGAAGATGGTGTATATGTAAATAACTATGCACTTCTTAAACCTGTTAAATCAATTCAATCTTTCCCCACTGTTTACCTTAAAGGTGATAGAGCCTCTGCAAGATTTAATACTGTTATTTATGGACTCAAAGATTCATACATAGACCTTGGTTCAAAAATAATTTTTGAGGGAAAGGACACAAAAGGTGAATCCTTAGCAAGAACCATAGCAGACCATAAAAGTGTAATTTATTCAAGGGGTGACTTAATAGCAAAAACACAGAATTACTGTATGGGAAGACTTGACTGTAGAGGAATTATATTTTCTAATGATGCTTCAATTTATGCAATTCCTCAACTTATTTCTCACGGAGCTGATAGAGCAGACCTTTCTCATGAAGCCTCTATTGGACCAATATCAGAAGAACAGGTTGAGTATCTTATGTCAAGGGGCATGACAAAGGATGAGGCAACAAGCCTTATTACAAGTGGATTTTTAAACCTTGACATACCTTTCTTGCCAGAAATCATAGATAAACATATTAAAGAGGTGGTGCAGATAACCTCAAAGGAGTCTCTGTAA
- a CDS encoding flavodoxin family protein, protein MKILAILGSPRKGNSEILLEEAIKLCNGKKHELTIIKPCELNISGCTACDGCRDTGQCILRDDMDKVYPLLREAQRIIIASPIFFFGVPAQLKLLIDRCQSLWYEKYILKKIFPQPIKKKALLMLVGGMKKGEIGITCAEATLKAFLRTIDVREHKTLSYLGYDEPGAILKDLVALEKVKYATKELLKND, encoded by the coding sequence ATGAAAATTCTTGCCATACTCGGCTCACCAAGAAAGGGAAATTCGGAAATTTTGCTTGAGGAAGCAATAAAACTCTGTAATGGAAAAAAACATGAACTGACCATTATAAAACCTTGCGAATTAAACATCTCTGGATGCACTGCCTGTGATGGATGCAGGGACACTGGACAATGTATACTCCGTGATGATATGGATAAAGTTTATCCTCTTTTGAGAGAAGCTCAAAGAATTATTATTGCCTCTCCCATATTTTTTTTTGGAGTCCCTGCCCAGCTTAAACTCCTTATTGATAGGTGTCAGAGCCTTTGGTATGAAAAATATATTTTAAAAAAAATCTTTCCGCAGCCTATTAAAAAAAAGGCACTTTTAATGCTTGTGGGAGGCATGAAAAAAGGAGAAATTGGTATAACCTGTGCTGAGGCAACTTTAAAGGCTTTTTTACGGACAATAGATGTTAGAGAGCATAAGACTCTGTCATATTTGGGTTATGATGAACCTGGAGCAATATTAAAGGATTTAGTAGCTTTAGAAAAAGTTAAATATGCTACAAAAGAACTTTTAAAAAATGATTGA
- a CDS encoding ATP-binding cassette domain-containing protein, translating into MLKVKNLHVSVEGRKVLEDINFSMDYGEIAVLFGPNGAGKTTFIMTLMGFPKYKIEKGKIIFKGVDVTHMDVSERAKLGMGISFQRPPVVRGVSLKKLLNIVGNGIKEEEILQYAEKLNLISHLDRDVNDGFSGGEVKRAELLQLLMQKPELVFIDEPESGVDLENIVLIGEITNQLLGRGQRIKDPKKSAIIITHTGYILDYINADKGYILLNGKLQCRGNPRDILSEIKKNGYRRCFTCQ; encoded by the coding sequence ATGTTAAAAGTTAAAAACCTCCATGTATCTGTAGAAGGAAGAAAGGTTCTTGAGGATATTAATTTCTCTATGGATTATGGAGAGATAGCTGTGCTTTTTGGACCAAATGGAGCTGGAAAAACAACTTTTATAATGACTTTGATGGGTTTCCCAAAATATAAAATAGAAAAGGGTAAGATAATCTTTAAAGGTGTTGATGTAACACATATGGATGTATCTGAAAGAGCAAAACTCGGAATGGGCATATCCTTTCAAAGACCACCTGTGGTAAGAGGAGTGAGTCTGAAGAAACTTCTTAATATAGTTGGTAATGGTATAAAAGAAGAAGAAATTCTTCAGTATGCAGAAAAACTTAACCTTATCAGTCACTTAGACAGAGATGTAAATGATGGTTTTTCAGGTGGTGAGGTAAAAAGAGCAGAGTTGCTTCAACTTCTTATGCAAAAGCCTGAACTGGTTTTTATTGATGAACCTGAATCAGGCGTTGACCTTGAAAATATAGTATTAATCGGAGAGATAACAAATCAACTTCTTGGCAGAGGTCAGAGAATAAAGGACCCAAAGAAAAGTGCTATTATAATCACTCATACAGGCTATATACTTGATTATATAAATGCAGACAAAGGCTATATACTCTTAAATGGTAAACTTCAGTGTAGAGGTAATCCAAGAGATATTCTCTCAGAGATAAAGAAAAATGGTTACAGGAGGTGTTTCACATGCCAGTAA